A genome region from Coprococcus phoceensis includes the following:
- a CDS encoding nucleotidyltransferase family protein, producing the protein MSDILERDSLTTDILKKLSYQSKLGINLKKNLHYFNKEKLIKELIEVNEWYDSAEGLDDLALDYRIKSVQSAILKYKRYYPDHQARKVFDDLLGFRSLCDNYEEVLQLKKIDKFRIADMTNGKANDDGYRGIHVYFQLDGKHYPIEIQYNTYYDRQFNNWLHKYVYKKEYDNSVGCYLRKRYESAKILSEKEFKEELDHVLFDSETYR; encoded by the coding sequence ATGTCGGATATATTAGAAAGAGATAGTTTGACAACTGATATATTGAAAAAATTGTCCTATCAATCAAAATTGGGAATTAATTTAAAAAAGAACTTGCACTATTTTAATAAAGAGAAACTGATTAAAGAACTTATAGAAGTGAATGAGTGGTATGATTCAGCAGAAGGATTGGACGATTTGGCATTAGATTATAGAATAAAGAGTGTTCAATCCGCAATACTAAAATATAAACGATATTATCCGGATCATCAAGCAAGAAAAGTATTTGATGATCTGTTAGGATTTCGTTCTCTATGTGATAATTATGAAGAAGTCTTGCAACTGAAAAAAATTGACAAATTTAGGATTGCAGATATGACAAATGGAAAAGCGAATGATGATGGCTATAGGGGGATTCATGTGTATTTTCAGCTTGATGGAAAACACTATCCTATTGAAATTCAGTATAATACATATTATGACAGACAGTTTAATAATTGGCTTCATAAATATGTGTATAAGAAAGAATATGATAATTCTGTAGGCTGTTACTTGAGAAAACGATATGAGAGTGCTAAAATTTTATCAGAGAAAGAGTTTAAGGAGGAATTAGACCATGTGCTATTTGATAGCGAAACATATAGATGA
- a CDS encoding PD-(D/E)XK nuclease domain-containing protein: MDNMLKEYIEKLKLVDTVEEYEEFISKLHQMMKQESYKNDIVQNIRNKQKYMVNKFSKESTRENMLKAKENLLIYLDSILCEEYEKSSQFIQKGIERYLRNFYFFLEAFREVKPDKRASLTSENLKKIQIENEYDLQHLLYAVIKPLYPDARREVSDDSGVGTVRSDIKIFSLNTIIEAKCTRTSTNLKKLTEEIEADIVHYKADYIFFYIYDKEKIIKDRHAFESNFNRSFDGKEVRIIILQPVNM, translated from the coding sequence ATGGATAATATGCTGAAAGAGTATATCGAAAAGTTGAAATTAGTGGATACTGTAGAGGAATATGAGGAATTTATATCGAAGCTGCACCAGATGATGAAACAAGAATCATATAAGAATGATATTGTTCAAAATATTAGAAATAAACAGAAATATATGGTGAACAAATTTTCAAAAGAATCTACCCGTGAAAATATGTTAAAGGCAAAAGAAAATCTGTTGATCTATTTGGACAGTATTTTATGTGAAGAATATGAGAAGTCATCACAATTTATTCAAAAGGGGATTGAAAGGTATCTGCGAAATTTTTATTTCTTCTTAGAAGCGTTTAGGGAAGTAAAACCAGATAAGAGGGCATCACTTACGTCTGAAAACTTGAAAAAAATACAGATTGAAAATGAATATGATTTACAGCATTTGCTTTATGCAGTTATAAAGCCATTGTATCCGGATGCCAGAAGAGAGGTAAGTGATGATTCGGGAGTTGGAACTGTTAGAAGCGATATAAAAATTTTTTCTTTAAATACAATCATAGAAGCAAAGTGTACAAGAACATCAACAAACTTAAAAAAGCTGACAGAAGAAATAGAAGCTGATATTGTACATTATAAGGCGGATTATATATTCTTTTATATCTACGACAAAGAAAAAATTATAAAAGACAGGCATGCTTTTGAATCAAATTTTAACAGGAGTTTTGATGGAAAGGAAGTCAGGATTATTATTTTGCAACCTGTCAATATGTAA
- a CDS encoding glycoside hydrolase family 2 TIM barrel-domain containing protein, whose protein sequence is MIVPRHYEDLKIMHENTMPSRAYYMPASHDMGPLVEDRFSSDRVICMNGTWEFQYFNSIYDLQEKFYEQGYDCSRFTQVEVPGVWQNYGYDSHQYTNVRYPIPLDPPYVPQENPCGAYVRKFYYEIPEEAPRAYLNFEGVDSCFYVWVNGKYVGYSQVSHATSEFDVTEVLKNGENTLAVLVLKWCDGTYLEDQDKFRMSGIFRDVYFVNRPENVVYDYFTTTEIQEEQAVITVQASYQGKAVPTKLTLYDAEHKEIASQVFQENIGTVYTHKAVILVKEPNLWNPEQPYLYTLVLETEGEVITDRIGLREICVKDAVLYVNGTAIKFKGVNRHDSDPVTGFVIGLEQMKKDLQMMKESNFNAVRSSHYPNVPYFYQLCDEYGFFVIAEADNESHGTQSQYLKDSNWENVSRKWNERISDNPEFIPATLDRTQLCVHREKNRPCIIIWSMGNECGYGCTFEEALKWTKGFDSTRLTCYESSFYRSDRRKYDYSNIDIFSRMYPSLEEIQEYMDKKPDKPLLLIEYCHAMGNGPGDLEDYFQIIYEYDVLCGGFVWEWCDHAIYQGQAANGKEKYLYGGDFGEEVHDGDFCMDGLVYPDRTPHTGLLEYQNVYRPARVVSFCQKTGELCLENYMNYVDLKDYIYLVYEVNCDGKLLEKKQFILQESVLPHKKGTILLDIAVPDSGKCYLKVSYHLKHGTSVMAQGSRMGFDEILLKNQDGRNQQATALLETQEQKEAEVQVSETDRFLSVRSDTFFYVYNKLSGLFEQLSVDGEELLETPMELNIWRAPTDNDRKIKQEWIDAGYDRSKARAYDTHWEMNGEGIRIYSTVSVAAVAIQKVLDIEAVWKIYRTGEISVKMHVKKDREFPQLPRFGIRLFLRGEYENLKFYGLGPHESYRDKCRSCSHGLYDTTVEEQHEDYICPQENGSHTDCDYLMLEKENQTVTAVSSRPFSFNVSYYSQEELTRKAHNFELEKSGSTIVCLDYAQNGIGSNSCGPELRKEYQFTEETFTFDMKFLFGKEW, encoded by the coding sequence ATGATCGTGCCAAGACATTACGAGGACTTAAAAATAATGCATGAAAACACCATGCCCAGCAGAGCATATTATATGCCAGCTTCCCATGATATGGGACCACTGGTAGAGGATCGTTTTTCTTCAGATCGGGTTATCTGTATGAATGGAACATGGGAGTTTCAGTATTTTAACAGTATCTACGATTTGCAGGAAAAATTTTACGAACAAGGATATGACTGCAGCAGATTTACACAGGTAGAGGTGCCGGGGGTGTGGCAGAATTACGGGTATGACAGCCACCAGTATACTAACGTGAGGTATCCGATTCCACTGGATCCGCCTTATGTTCCACAGGAGAATCCATGCGGAGCCTATGTCAGGAAATTTTACTATGAAATACCAGAGGAGGCGCCCAGAGCATATCTGAATTTTGAAGGGGTGGATTCCTGCTTTTATGTCTGGGTAAATGGAAAGTATGTAGGTTACAGTCAGGTTTCCCATGCCACAAGTGAATTTGATGTGACGGAAGTTCTGAAAAATGGGGAGAATACGCTGGCGGTACTGGTTCTGAAATGGTGTGATGGAACTTATCTGGAAGATCAGGATAAATTTCGAATGAGTGGAATCTTCCGGGATGTGTATTTTGTGAACCGCCCGGAAAATGTGGTCTATGACTATTTTACAACTACCGAAATCCAGGAGGAACAGGCAGTAATTACAGTACAGGCTAGTTATCAGGGAAAGGCAGTGCCAACAAAACTTACTTTGTATGATGCAGAACATAAGGAGATTGCTTCTCAGGTATTTCAGGAAAATATAGGTACTGTTTATACACATAAAGCAGTAATTCTTGTAAAAGAGCCAAATCTGTGGAATCCGGAACAGCCGTATTTATATACTCTGGTTCTGGAAACGGAAGGGGAAGTGATTACAGACCGGATTGGCCTCCGGGAAATCTGTGTCAAAGATGCAGTCCTTTATGTAAATGGAACCGCCATCAAATTCAAAGGGGTGAACCGTCATGACTCCGATCCAGTAACAGGGTTTGTGATTGGACTGGAGCAGATGAAGAAGGATCTGCAGATGATGAAAGAAAGCAACTTCAATGCAGTCCGTAGCAGCCATTATCCGAATGTGCCTTATTTTTACCAGCTCTGTGATGAATATGGATTCTTTGTGATTGCAGAAGCAGACAATGAAAGTCATGGAACCCAGTCCCAGTATTTAAAAGATTCCAATTGGGAAAATGTAAGCAGGAAATGGAATGAACGGATCTCGGACAACCCGGAATTTATCCCGGCAACTCTGGATCGTACACAACTTTGTGTACACAGGGAAAAGAACCGCCCTTGTATTATTATCTGGTCTATGGGAAATGAATGTGGTTATGGCTGTACTTTTGAGGAAGCTTTAAAATGGACAAAAGGGTTTGATTCTACAAGGCTCACCTGTTATGAAAGTTCTTTTTATCGCAGCGACAGAAGGAAATATGATTACAGTAACATTGATATTTTCAGCCGGATGTATCCTTCCCTGGAAGAAATTCAGGAATATATGGACAAAAAACCGGACAAACCTCTCCTGTTGATTGAATACTGTCATGCCATGGGAAATGGACCGGGAGATTTAGAAGACTATTTTCAAATAATTTATGAGTATGATGTCCTCTGCGGCGGCTTTGTGTGGGAATGGTGCGACCATGCCATTTATCAGGGACAGGCTGCTAATGGAAAAGAAAAGTACCTTTATGGAGGTGACTTTGGAGAAGAAGTCCATGATGGGGATTTCTGTATGGACGGCCTGGTATATCCGGACAGAACACCCCATACAGGGCTTTTGGAATACCAGAATGTGTATCGCCCGGCAAGAGTGGTGTCTTTCTGTCAGAAAACAGGGGAGCTGTGTCTGGAAAACTATATGAACTATGTGGATTTAAAGGATTATATCTATTTGGTATACGAAGTAAACTGTGACGGAAAGCTGCTGGAGAAAAAACAGTTCATTTTGCAGGAGTCTGTACTGCCTCACAAGAAAGGAACTATTTTGTTGGATATTGCCGTTCCAGACAGCGGAAAATGTTATTTGAAAGTATCTTATCATTTAAAGCACGGTACCAGTGTTATGGCGCAGGGCAGTAGGATGGGATTCGATGAAATCCTTTTGAAAAATCAGGATGGAAGAAACCAGCAGGCAACAGCTTTGTTGGAAACTCAGGAACAGAAAGAAGCAGAGGTACAGGTTTCTGAAACAGATCGTTTTCTTTCCGTCCGGTCAGATACATTCTTCTATGTTTACAATAAACTTTCGGGTTTATTTGAACAATTAAGTGTAGATGGAGAGGAACTTCTGGAAACCCCTATGGAACTGAATATCTGGAGAGCACCTACGGATAATGACCGGAAGATCAAACAAGAATGGATAGATGCCGGATATGACCGGAGCAAAGCCAGGGCTTATGATACTCATTGGGAAATGAATGGGGAAGGAATTCGGATTTACAGTACGGTGTCCGTGGCTGCAGTAGCAATTCAGAAGGTTTTGGATATAGAGGCCGTATGGAAGATTTACAGGACAGGAGAAATATCTGTCAAAATGCACGTCAAAAAGGATAGGGAATTTCCGCAGCTTCCTAGATTTGGCATCCGCCTGTTTTTGAGGGGAGAATATGAAAATCTGAAATTTTATGGATTGGGACCGCACGAAAGTTATCGAGATAAATGCCGTTCCTGCAGCCATGGATTGTATGATACAACGGTAGAGGAACAGCATGAAGATTATATCTGCCCGCAGGAGAATGGAAGCCATACAGATTGTGATTATCTGATGTTGGAAAAGGAGAATCAGACCGTTACAGCAGTATCTTCCAGGCCGTTTTCCTTCAATGTGTCTTATTACTCACAGGAAGAATTGACGAGAAAGGCACACAATTTTGAGTTGGAAAAATCGGGAAGTACCATTGTCTGTCTGGATTATGCACAGAACGGCATTGGTTCCAACAGCTGTGGTCCGGAACTACGGAAAGAGTACCAGTTTACAGAAGAAACCTTTACGTTTGATATGAAGTTTTTATTTGGGAAGGAATGGTAG
- a CDS encoding DUF6718 family protein: protein MCYLIAKHIDEVGCIALKTIHGQHLSDFKRRIEKKVGYEKIQLVTISRPSAFGEYEPYHFVDSEAEFEKKVINM, encoded by the coding sequence ATGTGCTATTTGATAGCGAAACATATAGATGAAGTCGGTTGTATTGCATTAAAGACAATACATGGACAACACCTTTCGGACTTTAAAAGAAGAATTGAAAAAAAAGTTGGATATGAAAAAATACAGCTTGTTACAATAAGCAGACCATCTGCTTTTGGAGAGTATGAGCCATATCATTTTGTTGATTCAGAGGCAGAGTTTGAAAAGAAAGTTATAAATATGTAG
- a CDS encoding YkgJ family cysteine cluster protein, with amino-acid sequence MDEQFKKFHEELFANYDCSRCRNCCKMYCGSIPEEDLEKDAEYLGITKEELIKSYLIKKESENTYVTKHHPCDFLEEDGNCKLGEYKPENCRKYPYTDQPERLHSLYSVLETVEVCPIAFEIYERLKIEYGFRYGR; translated from the coding sequence TTGGACGAGCAGTTCAAAAAATTTCATGAAGAGTTGTTTGCAAATTATGACTGTAGCAGATGTAGGAACTGTTGTAAGATGTACTGCGGAAGTATTCCAGAAGAAGATTTGGAGAAAGATGCAGAATATTTGGGAATTACGAAAGAAGAGCTTATAAAGTCTTATTTGATAAAAAAAGAAAGTGAAAATACATATGTAACTAAGCATCATCCGTGTGATTTTCTGGAAGAAGACGGAAACTGTAAGCTGGGAGAATATAAACCTGAGAATTGCAGGAAATATCCATATACGGATCAGCCAGAGAGGTTACATAGTTTGTACAGTGTATTGGAAACAGTAGAAGTCTGTCCGATAGCATTTGAAATATATGAGAGATTAAAAATAGAATATGGATTTCGTTATGGAAGATGA
- a CDS encoding ATP-binding protein, with protein sequence MRLKAENVFKPGAYPEYTYVSRNYENTGISYELRLKQALRTAGCLTSLIGPSKMGKTILCEKVIGFDNIVEISGADFNSNTDFWAIVAAKVGLPYKGELTTEREVNEGNSKETDSKSEKYVLAKDTVIQYYKEHDKVLVIDDFHYASKEMQTKMAQQLKDAIRRELKVVVVSLPHRADDAIRQNADLSGRLSLINIEAWEKKDLKEIALKGFKQLDIKITDEVAEQLAVECLTSPQLMQYICLSICTLLEDKNEHIVNFDMLEMAYKFTTVNFNYYDVVNVMSKGPNPRGKKRNLYKTLDGKELDLYGLIVESLAKNPPIMELDFDTVYDRIINLIPKTEGKPDRNSVKSHLNNLQTILKEKEEIYKAIEWKDGKVYVLDPLFLFYLRWGRMNG encoded by the coding sequence ATGAGACTAAAAGCAGAAAATGTATTTAAACCTGGAGCGTATCCGGAATATACATATGTCTCCAGGAATTATGAAAATACAGGTATATCATATGAATTACGTTTAAAGCAGGCATTGAGAACAGCAGGTTGCCTTACATCATTAATTGGACCATCAAAAATGGGAAAGACAATCTTATGCGAGAAGGTAATTGGATTTGACAACATTGTTGAAATTTCTGGTGCGGATTTTAACAGCAACACAGATTTTTGGGCAATTGTTGCTGCAAAAGTGGGGTTGCCTTATAAAGGAGAATTGACAACAGAAAGAGAGGTTAATGAAGGAAATAGTAAGGAAACAGATAGTAAAAGCGAAAAGTATGTTCTAGCGAAAGATACCGTTATTCAATATTATAAAGAGCACGATAAAGTATTAGTAATTGATGATTTTCATTATGCTTCAAAAGAGATGCAGACAAAAATGGCACAACAGCTCAAAGATGCAATTAGAAGAGAATTAAAGGTAGTCGTAGTTTCTCTTCCGCATAGGGCAGACGATGCAATTCGCCAGAATGCAGATTTATCGGGAAGATTGAGTTTAATTAATATTGAAGCGTGGGAAAAAAAGGATTTAAAAGAGATTGCTTTAAAAGGATTTAAACAACTTGATATTAAGATAACAGATGAAGTTGCAGAACAGTTGGCAGTTGAATGTCTTACATCACCACAGTTAATGCAGTATATTTGTCTGAGCATTTGCACATTGTTGGAAGACAAAAATGAGCATATTGTAAATTTTGATATGTTGGAAATGGCATATAAATTTACAACGGTTAACTTTAACTATTACGATGTGGTAAATGTAATGTCTAAAGGTCCAAATCCGCGTGGAAAGAAAAGAAATTTATACAAAACATTAGATGGAAAAGAATTGGATTTGTATGGACTGATCGTGGAATCGTTAGCCAAAAATCCTCCGATTATGGAATTGGATTTTGACACAGTTTATGACAGAATCATAAACCTTATTCCTAAAACAGAAGGAAAACCGGATAGAAATTCTGTAAAAAGTCATTTAAATAATTTACAAACAATCCTAAAAGAAAAAGAAGAAATTTATAAAGCAATAGAATGGAAAGACGGAAAAGTGTATGTTTTGGATCCACTATTTTTGTTTTATCTGAGATGGGGGAGAATGAATGGATAA
- a CDS encoding Rho termination factor N-terminal domain-containing protein, producing the protein MLLREYLTEYTKEELLDQARSFEIRKCSGLRKSDLIDRIVDNFCTEEMLRSRLACLTKEQMDLFRKACISPTAVSVNEVVDAMQLYRYWIGYFEEPTDRFCVFEDVAVAFSKVDDESFRRKQCRKGWMVKCIHFFIQYYGIAPIEVIYEMYRQKVKCSIDEMIEMLWEMPVDIVESCLFTMDRLGMKGCPKEDPLYSEKGIFVHLQLFEDEEFGYLLRQQMDKDFYIPSAQQIDEICRTGYEASSSEYKKLESFFIKKLRLPYEQAVTWCLQVWANSYESESPSKIINKMTEANIEFEEKMINELLELLVVAHNNTRMKENRGYKPSEMARKMPIDKMPTMVPASSNAAAILKGTVPQLQAMGVPVDLNGNTNVIQTTMFPRGLNEEPIRVEKKIYPNDPCPCGSGKKYKKCCGKKN; encoded by the coding sequence ATGTTATTAAGAGAATATTTGACAGAATATACAAAAGAAGAACTATTAGATCAGGCAAGAAGTTTTGAAATCAGAAAGTGTTCAGGACTCCGAAAATCTGATTTAATAGATAGAATTGTTGATAATTTTTGTACAGAGGAAATGCTTAGAAGCAGATTAGCATGCCTTACAAAAGAACAGATGGACTTATTTCGGAAAGCTTGTATTTCTCCTACAGCTGTTTCTGTAAATGAAGTGGTAGATGCGATGCAGCTTTACAGATACTGGATTGGATATTTTGAAGAGCCTACTGACAGATTTTGTGTATTTGAAGATGTTGCTGTTGCCTTTTCCAAAGTAGATGATGAGTCATTTCGACGGAAGCAATGCAGAAAAGGCTGGATGGTAAAGTGCATACATTTTTTTATACAATATTATGGAATAGCACCGATCGAAGTTATCTATGAAATGTATAGGCAGAAAGTGAAGTGCTCTATAGATGAAATGATAGAAATGCTTTGGGAAATGCCGGTTGATATTGTGGAATCATGTCTTTTTACAATGGACAGACTTGGGATGAAAGGATGTCCAAAAGAGGATCCGTTATACTCAGAAAAAGGAATATTTGTGCATTTACAGTTGTTTGAGGATGAGGAATTTGGTTACTTGCTTCGACAACAGATGGATAAAGATTTTTATATTCCATCGGCACAGCAGATAGATGAGATATGTAGAACTGGATATGAGGCAAGTTCCTCTGAATATAAAAAGTTGGAATCTTTTTTCATTAAGAAATTAAGGCTTCCTTATGAACAAGCAGTGACATGGTGTCTGCAAGTATGGGCAAATAGTTATGAAAGCGAATCGCCATCAAAGATTATCAATAAAATGACGGAAGCCAATATTGAATTTGAAGAGAAGATGATAAATGAATTGCTAGAGTTACTTGTGGTGGCACACAACAATACCCGAATGAAAGAGAACAGAGGGTACAAACCAAGTGAAATGGCGAGAAAAATGCCTATCGATAAAATGCCAACAATGGTTCCGGCTAGTTCTAATGCGGCTGCGATTTTAAAGGGTACTGTACCACAGTTGCAGGCTATGGGGGTGCCGGTTGACTTAAATGGAAATACAAATGTTATTCAAACAACAATGTTTCCGAGAGGGCTGAACGAGGAACCAATACGAGTAGAAAAGAAAATATATCCAAATGATCCATGCCCATGTGGCTCAGGAAAGAAATATAAAAAATGCTGTGGAAAGAAGAATTGA
- a CDS encoding helix-turn-helix transcriptional regulator: MQPSYEEKKEKFSMIRKKPHHVPPHLHNAIELVYVTKGEVELGIGYELYHMEKGDFAIVFPDLIHHYQVFSKGENEVYQFYASLELSGPFMALLQKKCPENPVIASADLHREVKNALSCLIKDQKVSEVVGQAYLQIILYRCRETFRFIEKDSVGSNDLIYAAMTYLLSHFQEELTLGKVASALGTNKFALSKIFSGIFHTNFNQYLNEIRLNYATSLLENTDRRITDIYLEAGFESQRTFNRVFRQKYGRTPSEYRKTWWEK; encoded by the coding sequence ATGCAGCCGTCTTATGAAGAGAAAAAAGAAAAGTTCAGTATGATAAGGAAAAAACCACATCATGTTCCCCCTCACCTTCACAATGCCATAGAACTGGTATATGTAACAAAAGGGGAGGTGGAGCTTGGCATTGGATATGAGTTGTATCATATGGAAAAGGGGGATTTTGCTATTGTTTTTCCAGATTTGATTCATCATTATCAGGTGTTTTCAAAGGGGGAAAATGAGGTGTACCAGTTTTATGCTTCTTTGGAACTAAGTGGTCCGTTTATGGCGCTTCTTCAGAAGAAATGTCCGGAAAACCCGGTGATTGCCAGCGCAGATTTACATAGAGAAGTTAAAAACGCCCTGAGTTGTCTGATAAAAGATCAGAAAGTCAGTGAGGTTGTGGGGCAGGCTTATTTGCAGATTATATTATACCGGTGCAGGGAAACATTCCGATTCATAGAAAAAGACAGTGTGGGGAGTAATGATCTGATATATGCAGCGATGACCTATCTGTTGTCACATTTTCAAGAGGAACTTACACTTGGGAAAGTGGCATCAGCTCTGGGAACTAATAAGTTTGCCCTATCAAAAATTTTTTCAGGTATTTTTCATACAAATTTCAACCAATACTTAAATGAAATTCGTTTAAATTATGCGACCTCTTTGTTGGAAAATACGGATAGAAGGATTACAGATATTTATCTGGAAGCTGGATTTGAAAGCCAGAGGACATTTAATAGAGTTTTTCGACAAAAGTATGGGCGGACGCCTAGTGAATATCGAAAAACATGGTGGGAAAAATAG
- a CDS encoding MFS transporter: MKEKTYLKWYNKVGYGFGDIAGNVVYAFLSSFVMIYLTNTVGLNPGIIGTLIAVSKLFDGITDVFFGTLIDKTKSKMGKARPWMLYGYIGCAVTLVAIFAIPANMGEFAQYAWFFIAYTLLNAVFYTANNIAYSALTALVTKNSKECVQMGSYRFIFAFSTSLLIQSLTIGFVEWMGGGAAGWRTVAIIYAVIGLIVNTISVLSVKELAEEELNDGKQSGNDEKYSLLDAAKLLFTNKYYVMICATYILQQIYTAMLNMGIYYMTYILFNENLYGVFSWAINIPLIIALLITPMLVEKWRGMYKLNLTGYVIGTIGRALVVVAGYLGSVPLMLLFTGIAAFGMGPWQGDMNAVIASCSEYTYLTKHKRVDGTMYSCTSLGIKLGGGIGIAITGWLLDFSGFDGTLAVQSDSCIQMLQIMYLWIPVVITLIITVIMAKMNVEKANEKLLQEKSMKDGMHD; the protein is encoded by the coding sequence ATGAAAGAGAAAACGTATTTAAAATGGTATAACAAAGTTGGGTATGGCTTTGGGGATATTGCAGGAAATGTCGTGTATGCGTTCCTGTCCTCTTTTGTCATGATTTATCTTACCAATACAGTAGGATTAAATCCGGGAATTATTGGAACCTTAATTGCCGTATCTAAGTTATTCGATGGAATTACGGATGTTTTTTTTGGAACCCTGATTGATAAAACAAAGAGTAAAATGGGAAAAGCAAGACCTTGGATGCTCTATGGCTATATTGGCTGTGCTGTAACCTTAGTCGCTATTTTTGCAATACCTGCAAATATGGGAGAATTTGCACAGTATGCCTGGTTTTTTATTGCGTATACACTGTTAAATGCAGTATTTTATACAGCGAATAATATTGCGTATTCTGCTCTGACAGCCCTGGTAACAAAGAATAGTAAAGAATGTGTACAGATGGGTTCTTATCGCTTCATTTTTGCTTTTTCCACAAGTCTGTTGATTCAGTCTCTGACCATTGGCTTTGTAGAATGGATGGGTGGCGGAGCTGCCGGCTGGAGAACGGTTGCGATTATCTATGCAGTAATTGGATTGATTGTTAATACGATTTCTGTACTTTCTGTAAAGGAATTAGCGGAAGAAGAATTAAATGATGGGAAACAATCCGGAAATGATGAAAAATATTCCCTTCTGGATGCTGCAAAACTGTTGTTTACCAATAAATACTATGTTATGATCTGTGCTACCTATATCCTTCAGCAGATTTATACTGCTATGCTGAATATGGGTATTTACTATATGACGTATATCCTGTTCAATGAAAATCTGTATGGTGTATTTTCCTGGGCCATTAATATTCCACTGATTATTGCATTGCTCATTACACCGATGCTGGTGGAAAAGTGGAGAGGAATGTATAAACTGAACCTTACAGGATACGTGATTGGAACGATTGGAAGAGCCCTGGTCGTAGTAGCCGGTTATCTGGGAAGTGTGCCACTGATGCTTTTATTTACTGGCATTGCAGCTTTTGGTATGGGACCATGGCAGGGGGATATGAATGCTGTGATTGCCTCCTGCTCAGAATATACATATCTCACAAAGCATAAAAGAGTAGACGGAACCATGTATTCCTGTACTTCTCTTGGTATTAAGCTGGGCGGTGGAATTGGAATTGCCATTACCGGCTGGCTTCTGGATTTCAGTGGCTTTGACGGCACACTGGCTGTACAGTCTGATTCCTGTATCCAGATGCTGCAGATCATGTATTTATGGATTCCAGTAGTAATCACGCTTATCATTACCGTTATTATGGCAAAGATGAATGTAGAGAAGGCAAATGAGAAACTTTTACAGGAAAAGTCTATGAAAGACGGTATGCATGATTGA
- a CDS encoding ComEC/Rec2 family competence protein, giving the protein MIEIEVQKAFQGDCIWIRCIAKKNVNIVVDAGPSTFASGFINLTNKIIENKERIDLLIFSHIDDDHIKGCIQYLKNENEKIIDKVWINGFGTSVYFNMQEHSPNNVSSLVSLMKEKGIPVEYPILEGKEYCFCDGTVKVIGPTEQEVLAVAEKIEKIDAFQEHASNLFFGNIDDAIDEYKSDTSESNRASIIFVLEFDDKKILFSGDSTSENILRAINKYYSDTKFEIVKLPHHGSPRNISRELIRGLDTERFIVSTNKKIDKVTLRRFGEEQDHTELLLNYDWWSDEYFTINDQQKYIDTNKIIMSYIGEEKIIL; this is encoded by the coding sequence ATGATAGAAATAGAAGTACAAAAAGCTTTTCAGGGAGATTGTATTTGGATACGATGTATTGCGAAGAAAAATGTAAATATCGTGGTAGATGCAGGTCCTTCAACATTTGCATCAGGCTTCATCAATTTAACAAATAAAATCATCGAAAATAAAGAAAGAATAGATTTACTGATTTTTTCTCATATAGATGATGACCATATAAAAGGTTGCATTCAATATTTGAAAAATGAAAACGAAAAAATTATTGACAAGGTTTGGATAAATGGATTTGGGACAAGTGTATATTTCAATATGCAAGAACATTCACCCAATAATGTTTCATCTTTAGTTTCCTTGATGAAGGAAAAAGGAATTCCAGTAGAATATCCTATTTTGGAAGGGAAGGAGTATTGCTTTTGCGATGGAACAGTTAAAGTGATTGGACCAACTGAACAAGAGGTTTTGGCCGTAGCAGAAAAGATAGAAAAAATAGATGCTTTTCAGGAACATGCGTCAAATTTATTCTTTGGTAATATTGATGATGCTATAGATGAATACAAGTCTGACACATCTGAAAGTAATAGAGCATCAATTATATTTGTTCTAGAATTTGATGATAAAAAAATACTATTTTCAGGAGATAGCACATCCGAAAATATATTACGAGCTATTAATAAGTATTATTCTGATACAAAGTTTGAAATAGTGAAATTACCTCATCACGGAAGTCCAAGAAATATATCAAGAGAATTAATAAGAGGGCTAGACACAGAGCGGTTTATTGTTTCAACTAATAAAAAAATTGATAAAGTTACCCTCCGGCGTTTTGGGGAGGAGCAGGATCACACTGAATTACTGCTTAATTATGATTGGTGGTCAGATGAATATTTCACAATTAATGACCAGCAAAAATATATTGATACTAATAAAATTATAATGAGTTACATAGGAGAAGAAAAAATAATTTTGTAA